The nucleotide window AGCATCGCCATATCAGGAATCCCTGGAACgatcccccttctcccccccactTGTTGGTCCTAGGGAACTCCATaaggggagaggtggaggcagggaaggcTTTTCTTCCCAGGAACATTCCATTCTAGCTGCTCAGACCAGTGGGGATCCCAGCCAAGGACAAAGGCCCAAGGGAACCTCTCCTTACCCCAGGAGCCCCCATCTCTTCCTGGACAGGAGCCAGTGGAGCCCTGTCCCGGAATAGTGTCCTGTACCTTCTCTCCACAATGGCCCCTCTCGAGGCAAATGTTGAAGGGTTTGGGTGGGGCTGGGTGGCTTTGGGAAGGAGGTAATTAAAGCTCTTGACATTATTCTTTCCAGCTCCTCCCAGTTCCTCAGAGCCTCTACTGTATGCATCTGGACTCCTGgattctgctccttccctgggcACTTCCTTCAGGAAGACGTCTCACAACCTTACACAACCGAATTGATCCCACACAACCTTGGCACCGTCCTTACTTTACAGGAGCCTTGCACTTAACAGTGGCAAGGTGCTCAATTCTGGGGAAGGTGCCTGTTCTCTTGAGTTTCCTTATATAATCTGCATTTGACTTTGGCCGACACCGTATGATTGGAAATGTTACAACAGGTCCTCTGAGGTGCAATCAGATTATTTAAGAAAGGAGCAAACGTTTCCACTGTGAAAATGAAAaggatttcttttaagaaatagtcACCGTTCCTAAGTCGCGGTGCAGCTGGGGTCCCCGTTTTGGTCGATGCCATCGCTTCTCAGTCTGACAAAGCTGGGAGGCCTGCGTGATGGGAAACGTTCTGAGAAATCCCTTGTTCCCTCACCCGCTGTCCTTGCCCTCTCCGACTAGGGGTGTGCCTGTGGCCTCTCAGAAAGATGATAAGTTGCTGGCTTGGGCGGGGGGCACCTCTTTCTCAGGAAGGGGCGGTGTTAACATAAAAATCCTAAgcaaagttttaaatgaaaaatgggaGCATATTTATTCAAGTATCCTGATAATAGAAGGAAGGGGGGGAGCATACTTACGACCAAGAACTTGTAGAATTCGGCAAAATGAATGTATATTGAATCAATCCCCTGATTTATACATTCAGGAAGAATAAATTTCAATAACGTGAGACAGAGGCATGTGGTTTTGAGGTTCACTTTGCAGGTGTCCTTGCCGCCTTTCCTTTGGTGTGTCTGTCACATAACACCTTCTGCTTAGTTTCTGTTGGCAACCTGGCCCTGGTGACTGATTTGCAGACTGCTTTCCCCCTTGATCTGGCTCAGAGCTCACCCTCTCCAGGATGTCTCCCCTGATTAAGGATGTGACGAGGAAGCTCGGGGCTGGGCGTGCACGTGTGAGACTGTGCGTGACACCGAGGAGGTTGTGcacatttgtgataacatggcaGCATGACAATCCATGGAGGATCGCGTGTGACTGTGCTAGCGACAACAGGGACCCGTTTGTCAGGGCCCCAGCAGGAGACAGGGCACACTCAAACTGGAATGAGACTTTAAAAGGGGTTATTTCCAGAAATGTGGGCCGGGCTTAAGAAACTAACCAACGACAGTGCCGCTCTCTCAGGCTAGCAACAGTGGGGAGCCTTTACAAGGGGACAGGAAAGGGAGGGTGCAGGTGTGTGGAGAAGGCCCCTGACAGGAACAGTGGCCTTTGGTTGAGAAATGTAGCCAACCATGGCAacctggtgggggagggaacaGGCGGAATAAACatcccattctcctcctcctttcagTGCTGGGGTCTCTCATTGGCTGAACCAACAGGAAGGCTGAGAACAAGGGAGCCATTGACCCACAGTCCATAGAGGTCAGCCTCCCAGGGCACCAAGCACCAAGGGTGGAGAGTGGGACTGGAGGGGCCAACACATCATGTCACTGCCTGGGGGCATGTCTTCTGTTCCCCAAAGTTCACAGCAATGCGTCTCCCCGCTCTGGAGCTCCCCCACCCACCGTGGGTCATAAGAGGTGGGTGGACTGCTTCTTGGTGAGCactgtggggctggggggtggggctttcctccctccaccttcccctctctggctGTGATTCCCAGTTCTTGACTCCTGCCTACCCTGGCATCTTAGATGGTTCCAGGAACTGTCCCGGAGAGAACAATGCCAACCACTGAGTCACTGTTTTTCTCACACCCAGAAACACGGCACCACCCCCAAACACACCCACAGGCGCACCTGCTGCCACCATGGGCCTCTGACATAGTCACCGCAAGTCATGGCTGGTGTCATGTACATCAAGAAAACGTACATCTTGGCACACTGCTGCCCTGCCATGGTCCTACATAAAATGGCAAATGCACAGTAATGCAAACTATCACATGCTAACGATGCCCCATCACGCAAATGTACAGGAGACATACTGTCACGCTCATCCACGTGAAATCAGAGCGAAGGGGCGGGAGAGTGTGGGGGTTAACAGCAATGGCTCTGGAGTCAGCCACACCTCTTTGACCTCTCTGGCACCAGCTTCCTTGCCTGTAAACGTGGAGATAATGATTGCTCTTCCCTCGAGAATGAAACGAGAGGTAGTGACCGCGAAGGCTGTAGCACAGTGCCCGGCCTGGAGTAAAGACTCTAGCAGTGGAAGCTGTTATTGGGAACTCCTGGCTCACATTCTCCCACATCTCACGCCCATGCATGTTGCAGACCAGCAGCAGCGAGCACACGCCTGTGCAAGGCCAGCCAGACACCCTCAGGCACACGTGCCCTCCCCCAGACACGCCTGCTGGGAGCATGTGCACATTGACAAATTCCCTCGGCCTGGAAGCTCTTTCCCCAGACATCTGCCTAGCTTGCTATCCATTGCCTTTAAGTGTTCAATCAAATGTCACCCTTTCGATGAGGTCCATCCTGACTTTTTAAAACCACATACCCCAGCACTCCCAATCCCTTACCCTGCTGTGTACTTTAAGCATATTGACCTTCTAAGAAGatataatttagtttattttctgtccACCCTATTCGAGTATAATCTTCATGAGAGTAGGGAATCTTGCTTGGTCTTTTGGGTGCTGATGTATTCCAACTCCTGTAGGGGTCGCTGGCACACGATGGGCTGAATGCCGTGTGTACACTTACTGTGGGTCTCTAGCTTTCTCACCCTCTGAAACAAGCACATCTGGGTGAACCCCAGTGCCCACCCCAACAAGCTAAGCCTGTGTGCTTACACATGCCCAACTCAGGAGCTGGGATAAACTTAATCTCTCCTAGGCCCCTAGTTGGGTGGGCACagccaaggtggggggggggcgctattTTCAGTCACCAAGCCAAGAAAGTGTTTCCACTCACCCTTCCGGCCTTTTTGAGCCCCGCAGAGACTTAGTGAGCCGGTGAGTTGGCTGGGCTCACCCAGGTCACCTGGGGCCTCCTCTGAGGCCTTGTTTTTTTCACCCTGACTAGAACCTCAAGCCATCACTTCAGAAACCACTAATGAGGTTGTCTGTGTTAAGGGCTTTGCAATCCTTGGATCAAAGAGGCTGGGTAAACAGTGGGCAGCGTCCAGGCCAGTGACTGGCTGATGCCCTGAGGGAATAGCTCCCTGAGAGCGTGCAGCTGCCACTCATTGCTGGACAGCCTGGCATGGCCCCAGCTGGGTTTGGGAAGAAGAGACCCTGCCCCTCTTAGGGGACCTATTTAGAGCAGACCAGAGTGTGCCCATCAGCCCTTGGGAAtaagagagggagccagaggataGAACCTCCCCTTGAGGTAGGGAGGCTGAACCTGGGCTCTGGCTCTGGGCGACGCTAGAAGTCCCCCAGGCTTAGCTGCCACTACTGAACAGGTCTCCAATTCAGATTCATCCCGCTTGTCCTCCACCTGCTTCCGAGTgggtgggcagagctggggtcaAGCAGCCCGGAGCACTGGAGTGTAAGGCCAAGTCCGGGGTCATTAGGACTCTAGGTAGGAAAACACTGCAATGTTTACTCTTTCACAAGAGACCTGCTGTGGCAATTTGCAGGTACAAGTCACACGTGAGACACGAGCCCCCAGCACAGTTTTCCAGCTGGGGCTGGTATGGAGAGGAGGCGAAACCCCCCAGCTACAGCCAGGACTCAGACACCAGGGTACCCGAATGTCCCTGCCCTCAGTGCAAGCCAGATGCAGGCTGGAAGTGGCAGCCATAGCCCCCACAGCCATGGAAGGTCATTCTCCCAAGAGAAAGCATGGTGCTAGGCTTAGTGTAGACAATCTTTATTGGCAGGTGTTCAGAGTGCAAAATGGTGACAAATCCAGAGGGATCGGAAAGGGGGTGGGGCATGGTTCCCCTTCCTCCAAGTGGGGACCCATAACCAGGCCAGTGGGGGAGAGCACTTGGCTGTGGCCTCTTTGGGTCCAGCACCCTTCGGAGAACAAGCTCCCAGGCAGGAGGGATCCTTACAACACATGGGAAGGGAACAACACCCCAGAGGGGACCTGGAGtgtgtcccacccccccccccttcccccagcggCCTAGCTCCTGCCCACTGCACACCTTGacagcttggggtgggggtgtttgGGGACTGGGCTAAACCTATCCCTCTGCAAACCCAGGTATCTGCgtcgtgcctcagttttcctcctcCCGGTGATTAGCCAGGTTGGATGGCCAGGCCTTGTTAGGGGTCCGGCCCAACCCGAAGTGAGTAGTTCACATACCATACCATATTTTGGTCATTGTGTGGGCTGCAGGGATCACTGTGGGCTGGCCGTAGCCGAAAAGACCCTTTTTAGGCCACGGAAACCAACCCAAGACCTTCCTAGGCCGCAGAAATCTACCTAAGACGATGAGCATGGAGGCTATCGCCCCAAACATGCTTCGTGTCCTGAGCGCAATTGGCCCCCAAGACAAAACAGCCCCTGCACCCCACAACCATGCTGGTCCAAAAGTGTGGTTCTGTCTACCAAGAACCCCAGCTTGGCCTTAAGCCCACGGGGGCCTCACTCGGGGATGAGTGGGGGTCTCTTCTGTTTAGTAGGAGGCCCAACCCTGCAGCGGTGCGGGGCCACTTGACAGCGGCCGCCTGTCTCTGGTCACCTCCTCTCCACACTCCGGGAGGCCCCACTCCCTCAGGGAAGGCCCAGTCCCTTGTGGCGAGGGTCTGAGTCAGTTACAAGGCAGCCAGGTGGGATAGGAGTGGGCCCGAGCCAGCAGAGGCTGCACAGGAGTCACGTAGTAACTGACAGTGGCAGGCACAACCCCGTCGGGGCCCGGGGGGCGCCAGGCCAGGGCGGCCGCAGCGGCGGGGCCCTGCTCAGCCAGCGCCTGGAGCGCCAGCGTGGCGATGAGGTCCAGCGTCTGGCGACGCTCGTGGCTCATGAGGCACACGGTGCTCTCGTTGACCACCCGGTGCAGCGTCACCAGGCAGGCGTAGCGGCGGGCTGAGTCGGCCCCGCTGAAATGAGCCTCCAGGTAGCGCTCCAGCGTGCGCTGCTGCTCCGCCAGGTCTGGGAAGTCGATGAAGAAGCGGGAGCACATGTAGCGCTGCAGGGCGCGCACGTCGGTGCTGGGCCGCGGCCTGAAGCCCCGCACCAGGAGGTGGCAGTACTTGAGGAGGCCGCCACCGCGGATCTCCTCGGGGCTGCGCGTGGCGATGACGCGGTGCCGCAGGTGGTCCAGCGCCTCGGCAAAGTCCCCGTACAAGCTCTCACCTGTCACCGTTGGGTGGAAGGCCTCAGACATGGGCGTAGACGAGCACTGGCCAAAGAGAAGCAGGGAGTCCAGGATGATCTGGAAGGAGTCCACACTGAACTCAAACTGGCGCCGGACCGAGTCCACGAACTTTAGCTCCACGTTCTTGCCGCTCTTGTTGGACAACGAGATGAGGCTCCAGCGGTCCGTGTCCGTGCACACTTTCACCAGCTTCTGCACGTACGCCTCCTTGAGCGTCAGGGGCGTGATCTTGGCCCGGCTCACCCCGGCCGGCAGGAAGTCCAGCAGGCAGGCCAGCACCACCTCCTTGGTCAGCTGGAAGGACGCCTCGCTGCGCAGGTCCACGCGGAACACCAGGTCTAGGTCCTTGTAGCCCAGGCCACTCTCAGGGTGCAGCACATGGCTGGCAGCCGAGCCGTGCAATCGCACACCGTGCACGCGCAGTCCCCGTTCCTCTAGGCTGCTGCGGACCACCTGCGGGGGAGACAGCGGGAGGGAGAGGTGGCGGGAGTCTGGGCCCCCCCGGGGGTCCACCACCGGCTTCCCCGTGATAATCACGCCAACATCAACCGTGTTGACCCCGTACCAGCTGTCGTGCCTTTGGAAAGCCATTTAACCCTCTCGACTTTGATTTCCTAATCTGGAGTATGACTTGTTTAGAGGAAAGACTCAGAAGGAATAGCACCGATGATAGCAGACGCGTAGAATTGACTAAATACCAGGTCCCGGTCTAAGCACTTTATACGTTAGGCTATAAACGTGCATAATTCTCAACTACCTGCCCTATGAGGTAGATACGATGAatgccattttgcagatggagaaataGAAGCACAGAGGGGccaagtaatttgcccagggtcacgcaGCTGGTGAATTAAACTCAGTGCAGGTCTTAACCACTGTGCGATTCTACCTCTCCAAAACTGCAAGTAAAACACTTTGTTTTGTGCCAGGCATGATGCTAACTGTTCAAATGTGTTGGGAACGTAATTCCCATTCACCCACATTACTACATTAACCCTGACAATGATCCTGTATTTGGGCATTAGTATCCCAATTCACAGATGGGggacctgaggcacagagaggttaagactCGTGTCAAGGTCAGAGAGTAGAGCCCAGGTCAGTTGGATTCTCCAGTCCATGCATGCTCTTTTGGCTATGACACACACACTCATCTAAACTCATCTTTACAAGGACCCTGTGAAGCACATGTTACAcctgttttagagatgaggaaactgaggcttacggGGGCGAGAGGGGGCTAAGGTTCAGAGAGGGCGTCATTTAGAAGTGGCAGGGCTGGAAGTTAAAACTCAGGCACTTTCTGCTCTTGAGACAGGAGGTGGGTGATCATCTCGGGAAGCGCTCGGCACCCAGCCCAAGTAGGAAGAGGGGTAGCAGACCCCATCTGCTGACGCAGGAACACCACAGGCAATCTCGGGTCTGTTCCTTTGGCCAGAGGCATCTCTCTGGGCCTAGGACAGTGCggggagaagaaagaagctgGGCCCAGACATTCGGTTTTCTTAGCAACCCAGAGGACTCACACACCATCCTGAAAGTGACCAGGCAGCATTCCTGTCCTGAGTGATTCTGCAACCCCGCCTTGCTGCCAAGTCAGCGCCCAGCACTGGGCTGGGCTGCCCTCCTCGCTTCTCAGGGAATTACCGCAAAGAATGCACTTAAGTGCTGAGGAGGCAAGCTGCAGTGGGGCAATCTGAGGCGGGCGGCTCCCTCCAGGAAGGCTTCCGGGAGGAGGACCCTGACTGGGGGAAGGTACTGTAATGGCTATGGGGATAAGCAACTGGCCATCAGGAACATGGAGGGGAGGAgcttggggcggggtggggaatATCAGGCACCTGTTGAATGCCTGGACCTTCTCAGCAGAATCTACAGGGGATAGGTCTTTATGCTCTCCAAGTTAtggatggggaaaccaaggctcacaGGAGTGTAGTCATCTGCCCAAGATCATTTAGAGGCACCTTCAAATCCAGGTGTGGCTGACTCTCATCGTATCACATTGCCATCCCAGGGTTTAGAAGGAGCAGAGACCATAACCCAGGGTTCTAATCCTCCCTGTCTTTCAAAATTTCAGAGTGAGGGTGACCGTCCAGTCACTGAAGCTCAGAGCCAGGGTAGTTAGGAACAGGAAGGTGGGGTTTGGGAGATGCCTTGGCCAGACAGACTGGGGAAGCTGGAAGTAAGGGGCCAGTTGCTACAGTCTAGCCTGTGGGACTTGTAACCCAGAGCCTGACAGCCGTGCCCCTGCAGGGCCAAGGAGGGAAGCAGGCAAGACCTTGTCCCAAGGACGCTGCCAGACTTGCAGAGCagaccagccccctccccaggtccTAACAGAGCTGACTGCGCCTTACTCAGTGCCAGCTCCTGCTCCCAGGCTGATGCTCACCCCAGGGCATGGCATCTGGCCTGGTGAGGAGGTAGCAATACCCTTGTTAAATCTCCTGTGTCAGCCAGCCAGCAgctgttgtctctctctcccaggtGTGACTACAGCCAGCTTGGCAGGCGGACCCCAGATACCGCCACACCCAAAGACTGCAGGGCAGCTTGGAACCTCCTGAATCAGACTTTCCAGCCACGAAGGGGGCAGCGGTTGCACCCTCCTTTCTCCTGTGCCAAGGGCCTCTCCAGAACCACTCTGCTCCTGGGCCGCTGCCAAGACCTACAGGGGGACTATAGGTGCTGTCAGCCAGCAGGCTTGCCACACTTGACTCTGGAGCTGCCTGATGCAGGCCCTCTGGCTGCAGCTGGAGAGATCAGATTGCCTCCTTCAATTCcctgggcccagagagggcaaaggacttatccaaggtcacacagccaataaatAGCTGAGCTTAATTAGAACCGGGCCTCCCAGAGCTATGGGCAGGGGGGCCTCCTACAGGAGAATGGGTCCCTCTAGCTCAGGTACAAGCAGGAATAGCATCTCTAACTGCTCAGATCGCTGCCGTAGGCAACGTCTTGGGAGGGGGGGGGTACAGAGGGAGAAAGGTTCTGGTTCTTGAACCGTGGACAGCCAGCATCCCCCATTACACACACCCAACACCCCTCCTCTACTCCCCCCACCTGGAGCACCTCCCACTTCCATTCACAGCCAGCACGGATGGCCCCCATCCCCACACACACCAAGCCCATTACCACCCCCTCATACACATGCAGCACCTCCCACCACACATATATATTCCAATAGTTTGTGAAGCTGCCAGCTGCTGATTCCCACCAGGAGATGGACGTCGTTCCCTGTGGATGCGATTGTGCAGGCAGGTGAAGGTCCCTGTTCCTTTTGGATTCTGAAACCTGAAAGGGTGTTGGGAGAGTAGTCCAACCCATCCCATTGgacagatggggacactgggCCCAGCAAAACTGATAACAGTCCAGGCCCTGACGCCAGATGTCCAGCCTCCTGGTGCAGCTCTGAagtctcccctgcctctccccacgcCAGCTAGTAGCTCCCTGTTCTGTGATATCTTTGACCCTAGTCTAGGAGAACACTGTACTATTATTGCCCTGTAAAGTCAGCTCCTTTTGGCCTGCAGTCCCCCCACCTGGCAGGGAGCATCTCAAAGGCAGAGAAGTGCTCCCAGAGGTCCCAGTCATATCCATGGCCCTAGTGTCCTGAATAGGGCTTGACACAGAGCAGGCACCAGTTAAGGCAGTTTGGCAGGGACTTCCCCTCCAGAGCACATCTCATCCCTGCAGAGCGGTGtttctgcactgggctctgccttCCCCCATGTCTGGGACAACAGTCCTGGAGATACGGTAGTTGGGGCCCCAAGGTTGACCTGAGAGtcctaaggaaaaaagaaaccctcaacTGGTTTTTCCTAATTACCCCATGACAGCCGGCAGCAGAGGAATGCCTCAGTGAGCACCACTGGGGCTTTGGGTGAGTCAGCCCTGGGgaatctgcccccaccccctcccattcCCTGGAAGGGAGGGCGAGGTAATCCCCTAGCCTACAACCCTCCTCCTCAGTGGAAGCAATTGGAGGCAGGGGAGTGGCCTGCTTCACTAGCTTCTATGGATAACTCCAGCAAAGGAAAGTCTGTCTACTGGCAGGAATACCCAGGAATTGTGGCTGGATTTTCTGGTCTCCATCAGAAGACTTCCCTAAGACTCAGAAGTTGAGTCttaggagctggggaaggggttGGAAACCTTGAACCTGCAGCAGGCGGCTCCCAAGAAGACTTATGATTCTCTTGGTTTGATTTTCACTTCTTTAGGTAGTCTTAGGCAGCTCACTGCCCCTTTTGGAACCTCCGCTTCCCCAGCCACAAAATGGGCACAGTAATTACCATATTCTGGCATTTCAGAGTATGACAGCACCTAGGTTACACAAATGGAAGAGTAATTTTAGGGGTGCTGAAAAGTTAGGTAAAGGGAAAAAGGAGTctgaggatggggagaggggttgccagaattctcttttcctgttcttCAGGAGGCAGGGTCAGCCTTCATTTCCAActttggggaagaggagagacacCTAAACTGGACACCTGACGTTGCCTTTCGGCATGCAGCCACCAGGTCCAGCGTGGTGCTTAATCTCCTCCTGCCACAACCCCAGTTGAGAGGCAGGGAGTCCTTATTGGGATTTCTTGGCTTTTCCACTTAGCCACGGGGCTCTTGAGCCAAGAGCTGTGGGAGCACAGGACAAAGTCTGACCCTAGGACcttgagagagggaaggggtgtgggggtggTGAGGCCCAGCCATGACGATTTGGGGGTGAAAAAACCCCGATTTTGAACACCTACCCATTCAGGGCTGCCTGGTATCTCTTGTCTGAGGAGGCAGATCTGTTCACCCGCCACTCCTCTCCCTACCCCCCCTTCCCGCAGCCAAGtccctccccattctcctcccATTTCCTAGCTAAGGCAAGGGTGAACGGTTCGATCGGGCTCTCCAGAGGCGGGGGAAGGGAGAGCCAAGTGGGGAGGGCGCATGGTCTACTATCCATACGCTGTGCGATTTTGTTACAGTCCCTGTGCCTCTTTAAGCCTCAGGTTCCCTAGCTGTCTAGCGAACCGAACAGACTCTGGGTGCCTTCCAGCACAAGAACCTCAGGCTGGAGACCCCATAATCCCTCCCAGTGCCCTCTCACCTGCACAATCTGCCGGGGCTGCACGCTCAGAGTAGGGAAGTTGCCGCGCCCATGAATGGGAATCGGTTCGCTCAGGAGCGCATCCAGTCGCTTCACCTGTGGCCAGCCTAGCCCACTTAGGTGCCGTCCGAGGGAGGCCGATGAGGCCTTCGGGTCGGGGCCGCCGCCTGCCGGGGCGGCCGTGGCCACCTCCGAGGCCGCAGCCGTCCCCACCTGCGCAGTTGCCTGGTCCGGGCTCTCAGCTCCACTCTCCGACGGCATCATTAGCCCGGCCCCGGGCCCCGACGGCAGAAACCGGGGGGTGGctaaggggagaagggcagggagagcggCTGGGCCGGGGCCAAGGCGAGGGGCGCGGCTGCAGGGACTGGGAGGCAGCGACGGCGAGGCAAACCCAGGGCACACCTCCGACGGCGACGACCAACCGACCCTAGAGCCCGTAGCCCAGCGCCCAGCGGACTCTTATAGGCCGCGGGCGACATGTCTATTGGTCCAGACAGCTGTCACACAGTGGGAGCGCCCCGCCTCCCTGCGCCTCTGCCATTGGTCAGCAGCGCTTTGCACCTTGGTCACTCGTCGCTAGGGAGATTCCGATTGGCTGGGTGGCatgcccctgccccgcccacctGAACGGGCTGAATTCCCTCCTTTGGTCCCTAAAGACCTTCTGTTTTCAGTGATtggcccgggccggggcgggcctAGACTTAAAGGGACTGCGCCCTCCAGGGGCAGGCGGGAGGGAAGTGACCTGTGTGGAGTTTGTAGCGGAGTTGGACCACTAAAAAATTCCAGGGTTCTTTTTGGCGCTGGAAGGAATTTAGAAGGCCCCTGGCCTGGTCCTGGTCATCTGCTATTTTCAGAAGCCCAGAGAGATTGCGCCACTTGTTCGACTCCACACAGCGCTCCTCCTGCTCTTCCAGAGTTGAAGAAAGGTAACGAACTCTGTGTGTACTAAGGTAGATATTACTTAATGCACTCTTGATTGGCCCTTGCCAACCACAGCCTGGCTAGCGTTAACACTCCCATTGAAGGGAGGGGAAACCGGCTCAGAGAGGGGGCGTGACTCCCTCAAAGTTACAGAGCAAATGAGTTGGGGCCCTGGAGCTGAATCGGGGCTATAGAATCTGTGGCGCATGCTCTTTCCATTACACTTGTGCAGACCCAGGGCCTTTACGGGGCTAGAGGATGAACAGCAGCTGCAAATGGGGGGTTGGCTTTCCTGACCCAGCGTCTTGGGCTCCTCTGCACCGTCTTCTGGTAGGGGCTTCCTGAGCAGCTGGTGGAAGTCTTTCGTGCCAGCCTCTTCTCAGCCTTATCAGGTCCTGTGTGCCCCCAGGCAAGTCACTACCCTCTCTGAGCCCGTTTCTTTATCTGTCCCAGAgaagatgttaaataaatattttttaaattttgatttatttatggtTGCCAAAACATTTTCGTATATTCTgctgaaataatatatttacatgcttttctttcccactttacAGAGCCTAGAGGGATGAGgcttattcctttcttttctttcttttttttttttttagatttttaaaaaatgtttatttatttttgagagagagagcgagcgagcaggggttccaggctctgagctgtcagtacagagcctgatgcggggctcgaactcatggactgtgagatcatgacctgagccgaagtcagatgcttaaccgactgagccacccaggcaccccctcattgttatttttaaattcatcttttcttctgattttaaaatatgtacctgTGGCAATATTTCACTACAATGTTTTCTCTTAGATTAAATATCATTCTCCTAACACTCTCCCATTCTGTAAGGCAGGCTGGGCAAGGAGTGATATTCCCCATGTACCGAAGGAGAAACCAAGACCTACAAATGATAAACTACATTCCAGGATCACCAGCTTGTCAGGAGCCTGACTCTCTGACTAGAGCAGTCACTTCCTCTTTCTGGAGGCCCCCACAAGCAAGATCCTACCCTCGCCCTTCTTTCCATTTTGTCTGGGATCAGGAGCTTCCTCTTTCCCCAAGGAAGGGGACCTTGCTCCACTGCTAGGTCGTGTGACTATGGG belongs to Panthera tigris isolate Pti1 chromosome C1, P.tigris_Pti1_mat1.1, whole genome shotgun sequence and includes:
- the TENT5B gene encoding terminal nucleotidyltransferase 5B, giving the protein MMPSESGAESPDQATAQVGTAAASEVATAAPAGGGPDPKASSASLGRHLSGLGWPQVKRLDALLSEPIPIHGRGNFPTLSVQPRQIVQVVRSSLEERGLRVHGVRLHGSAASHVLHPESGLGYKDLDLVFRVDLRSEASFQLTKEVVLACLLDFLPAGVSRAKITPLTLKEAYVQKLVKVCTDTDRWSLISLSNKSGKNVELKFVDSVRRQFEFSVDSFQIILDSLLLFGQCSSTPMSEAFHPTVTGESLYGDFAEALDHLRHRVIATRSPEEIRGGGLLKYCHLLVRGFRPRPSTDVRALQRYMCSRFFIDFPDLAEQQRTLERYLEAHFSGADSARRYACLVTLHRVVNESTVCLMSHERRQTLDLIATLALQALAEQGPAAAAALAWRPPGPDGVVPATVSYYVTPVQPLLARAHSYPTWLPCN